Proteins co-encoded in one Candidatus Nitrosacidococcus tergens genomic window:
- a CDS encoding peptidylprolyl isomerase, with protein MRTVLIFFTLFWTIHSYGADPLFLDRIVAVVNDEAILESELEQTSQNIESQLEAKGAPMPPADILEKQVLERLVMQHLQLQLAERVGIRVSDDMLNEALKNIAQNNNLTLSEFRDKLKESNIPFSAFRENVREEIIISQLHKREIEDRITISDAELDNFIATQKKQGNQDAQYHIAHILVAIPEASSPEEIQKAKKQAQQIIKKLRSGIDFQKVAMSYSDGHQALEGGDLGWRKLSQLPTLFVDEVPKLTVGELSNPIRSPNGFHIVKLLEVKGDDVGEKLVPQVHARHILIRTDELKGDEEIELRLNELRQRVLLGEKFTELARAHSEDKGSAIKGGDLGWVSPGEMVPQFERVIYSLNPDEISTPFKTQFGWHIAQVVAKREKNMTDSYSRNKARQELHARKAEESLEDWMRQLRDEAYVEYRLDTFSGEI; from the coding sequence ATGAGAACAGTTCTTATTTTTTTTACCCTATTTTGGACTATCCATAGCTATGGTGCAGATCCTCTGTTTTTAGATCGGATTGTGGCTGTAGTCAATGATGAGGCGATTTTAGAAAGTGAGTTAGAGCAAACCAGTCAAAATATTGAATCACAATTAGAGGCTAAAGGTGCTCCTATGCCTCCGGCAGATATTTTAGAAAAGCAAGTATTAGAGCGACTTGTGATGCAACATTTGCAGTTACAGCTTGCTGAACGGGTAGGTATTAGAGTCAGTGATGATATGCTCAACGAAGCCTTGAAAAATATTGCCCAAAACAACAACTTAACCTTAAGCGAGTTTCGAGATAAATTAAAAGAAAGTAATATTCCTTTTTCAGCATTTCGAGAGAACGTTCGAGAAGAAATTATTATCTCCCAGCTTCACAAGAGGGAAATAGAAGATAGAATCACTATTAGTGATGCTGAGCTAGACAATTTTATTGCTACTCAAAAAAAACAAGGTAACCAAGATGCTCAATATCACATTGCTCATATTTTAGTTGCAATACCAGAGGCTTCCTCTCCTGAAGAAATTCAAAAAGCAAAAAAACAGGCACAACAAATCATAAAAAAATTGCGTAGCGGCATAGATTTTCAAAAAGTAGCGATGAGTTATTCCGATGGTCATCAAGCTTTAGAAGGAGGAGATTTAGGCTGGCGTAAATTATCCCAATTGCCTACTTTATTTGTAGATGAGGTGCCTAAACTCACAGTAGGAGAGCTAAGCAATCCTATTCGTAGCCCAAATGGCTTTCATATTGTGAAGCTATTAGAAGTTAAAGGCGATGATGTAGGAGAAAAACTAGTACCTCAAGTCCATGCCCGTCATATTCTCATTCGAACTGATGAATTAAAGGGAGATGAAGAAATAGAATTACGCCTCAATGAGCTTAGGCAACGGGTTTTATTAGGAGAGAAATTCACAGAGCTAGCCCGTGCTCACTCAGAAGATAAGGGCAGTGCAATTAAAGGAGGGGATTTAGGCTGGGTTAGCCCCGGTGAGATGGTGCCTCAATTTGAGCGGGTGATTTATTCCCTAAATCCAGATGAAATTAGCACCCCTTTTAAAACCCAATTCGGTTGGCATATTGCTCAGGTGGTGGCTAAAAGAGAAAAAAATATGACCGATTCCTATAGTCGCAATAAAGCAAGGCAAGAACTCCATGCTAGAAAAGCGGAGGAGAGCTTAGAAGATTGGATGCGTCAACTTCGAGACGAAGCCTATGTGGAATACCGCTTAGATACCTTTAGTGGGGAAATTTAG
- a CDS encoding LPS-assembly protein LptD translates to MKLKKNTAFLAWVFLWLGVNNLALGAQGQLYQWEKCGPMIEPASQDVLAPPSGPADITAESAQLEREGVSTFLGDVRLRRMGQWLDADEVFYDKPGRTIKAFGDVRYQDSGIDIIGDDTTMDLEIDHKEMHNARYFLRDTHGRGTAYRIRREGTAKTFLRNATFTTCDVGSNAWELKAKKIDLDHEQGVGWATGVNLRVKDFPILYLPRVRFPIDDRRKSGFLRPSGGSSTNTGANFYIPYYWNIAPNRDATLIPHYYAQRGLMLEGEFRYLNPTNQGKVRAAFLPDDPKHGGSSRGAFFYQHFGTLAPRLVTNIDVNYVSDKTYFENFSNTLSVASTSILNNEFDLIYVGNGWNATGRVQAFKNIDPAIPNDALPARRLPQLLVDGFLPNRFMGLDFKFHGEAVNFQRTFSSSAVRLDFWPTVSLPFERHKVHFTPSVGVRDTQYWVRNAQSIPGVGGVPNANVIQNPDLLGLGSPGLAQFGGSPNSPFLSRILPVISFDMSTTFDREISLFKHGFRQTLEPRAYYLYVPYQDQSDFPIFDSAPLDFYFARLFQPNQFTGADRMSNANQITFALTSRLLSSTTGNEVMRASIGQIEFFQDPRVTMPGIAAQTGYGSQIVSEFAAQLSENWSTQEEFRYDPVHDQIDLGSVGVRYHSKKSGIIFNADYRFRRQVLEQMDFSGVLPIGKRWNLIGRWYHDIQNARTLEVLGGFEYDSCCWTIRVLGRNYVTNFQGDMNKSIMVQMELKGLGSVGQKIDTLLERSIAGYSSQF, encoded by the coding sequence GTGAAACTGAAAAAAAATACTGCCTTTCTTGCTTGGGTTTTTTTGTGGTTAGGAGTAAACAATTTAGCTTTAGGTGCTCAAGGGCAACTATATCAGTGGGAAAAATGTGGTCCTATGATTGAACCTGCCTCACAAGATGTGCTTGCCCCACCAAGTGGTCCTGCTGATATTACCGCTGAGAGTGCCCAGTTAGAAAGGGAAGGGGTTTCTACTTTTCTTGGAGATGTTCGATTAAGGCGAATGGGGCAGTGGTTAGATGCAGATGAGGTATTCTATGACAAGCCGGGAAGGACAATAAAAGCTTTTGGAGATGTACGTTATCAAGATTCAGGGATAGATATTATCGGAGATGATACTACTATGGATCTAGAAATTGATCATAAAGAAATGCATAACGCCCGCTATTTTTTAAGAGATACCCATGGTCGGGGCACTGCTTATAGAATTAGACGTGAGGGCACAGCTAAAACCTTTTTGAGAAATGCTACTTTTACCACCTGCGATGTAGGGAGTAATGCATGGGAACTTAAGGCAAAAAAGATAGATTTAGATCATGAACAAGGGGTAGGTTGGGCAACGGGGGTAAATCTTCGAGTTAAGGACTTTCCTATTTTATATCTTCCTAGGGTACGTTTTCCAATAGATGATCGGCGTAAATCTGGGTTTTTAAGACCTTCTGGGGGAAGCTCTACTAATACAGGTGCTAATTTTTATATTCCTTATTATTGGAATATTGCACCTAATCGGGATGCCACTCTTATTCCCCATTACTATGCCCAACGTGGATTAATGCTTGAAGGAGAATTTCGTTATTTAAATCCTACCAATCAAGGTAAGGTACGGGCTGCTTTTTTACCCGATGATCCAAAACATGGGGGTAGCTCTCGGGGAGCATTTTTTTATCAGCATTTTGGTACCTTAGCTCCCCGGTTAGTTACAAATATTGATGTGAATTATGTTTCTGATAAAACCTACTTTGAAAATTTTAGTAATACATTAAGCGTTGCTAGTACTTCCATACTGAATAATGAGTTTGATCTTATTTATGTTGGTAATGGTTGGAATGCAACTGGGCGAGTACAAGCCTTTAAAAATATTGATCCTGCTATCCCAAATGACGCCTTACCCGCCCGAAGATTACCTCAATTATTAGTGGATGGATTTTTACCTAATCGTTTTATGGGATTAGATTTTAAGTTCCATGGAGAGGCAGTAAATTTTCAACGTACTTTTTCATCTAGTGCGGTACGATTAGATTTTTGGCCTACGGTAAGTTTACCTTTTGAACGCCATAAGGTTCATTTTACTCCGAGTGTTGGGGTGCGAGATACTCAATATTGGGTAAGAAATGCTCAATCTATTCCTGGAGTAGGAGGTGTACCTAATGCTAATGTAATACAGAATCCAGACTTGCTTGGATTAGGATCCCCAGGGTTAGCTCAGTTTGGAGGTAGTCCCAATAGTCCTTTTCTAAGCCGAATACTTCCAGTAATTAGTTTTGATATGAGCACTACCTTTGATCGGGAAATCAGTTTATTTAAGCACGGATTTCGACAAACTTTAGAGCCTCGTGCTTATTATCTCTATGTTCCTTACCAAGATCAAAGTGACTTTCCCATCTTTGATAGTGCCCCTTTAGATTTTTATTTTGCTCGACTGTTTCAACCTAATCAATTTACGGGTGCCGATCGAATGAGTAATGCCAATCAAATCACTTTTGCTTTAACCAGTCGCTTACTGAGTTCTACTACAGGTAATGAAGTGATGCGAGCCTCTATCGGGCAAATTGAGTTTTTTCAAGATCCAAGAGTCACTATGCCTGGTATTGCCGCACAGACAGGGTATGGATCTCAGATTGTTTCAGAATTCGCTGCTCAACTCTCTGAAAATTGGTCCACTCAAGAAGAGTTTCGCTATGATCCAGTCCATGATCAAATTGATCTTGGATCTGTTGGTGTTCGATATCATAGTAAAAAAAGCGGCATTATATTTAATGCTGATTATCGTTTTCGTCGCCAAGTATTAGAACAAATGGATTTTTCTGGCGTACTTCCTATAGGGAAAAGATGGAATCTTATTGGACGTTGGTATCATGATATTCAAAATGCTAGAACGCTTGAAGTGCTAGGTGGATTTGAGTATGACAGTTGTTGTTGGACGATTAGGGTATTGGGGCGTAATTATGTCACTAACTTCCAAGGGGATATGAATAAATCTATTATGGTCCAAATGGAATTAAAAGGATTAGGTAGTGTAGGACAAAAAATAGATACTTTGCTTGAGCGAAGTATTGCTGGCTATAGTTCTCAGTTTTGA
- a CDS encoding AAA family ATPase, whose translation MKILSLRLKNLNSLKGEWRIDFRDPKFNGLFAITGATGAGKSTLLDGICLALYHQTPRLSDTYKIMTRYTSESLAEVEFQVSNKVYRAFWSQKLARNKASGKPQSPKVELAESNGKVIANQLRDKLNQVEQITGLDFARFTKAMLLAQGGFAAFLNANANEKAALLEELTGTEIYGAISRRVFESYRQHEADLNLRKVSTENIQLLTQEEINSLTQKQKCLKEQQAQYDAKLKALTQQQQIYKEIQDYEKQYQVKAQEILESQNNQKQLEAILSGIEGDLKLYKDKENLGEYLPKWEVQFMQRAQLHDQQQKIVKEINQLQQKIALSVVQIAEQDKAIAGLGQTSRSYQEQQIKLSQEKESLLAGVSESEWRLNRDQHFKQIGDYERLADWQHAFQANQTQQQDNKRDLKVCQADLKQTQQDIKDIKQQFDQAQEHLKTLSQLQEREREISDLAQYRAKLQQNMPCPLCGATEHPKITEYKEINISETEQRFQDQTEKLRHLQEEYKKQQIALAKLEGQYDQNQKHLLENIKAQQELNDKWNQITKELGLSLKIEQAQAFNDLLKASQQKNLDLEQFSQQLDQLNHTLELQKKREEKIAEQMREIKHQQDLAIQNNNYDYQSSIHLQNQQSEMKHEYENLEQQLIELLKGFSLDLPLIDQQNDWLATQQSLWQAYQAKKNEYELKKNELKQTQEKQNWLVEGKQKIVQEKKKLEENNPQLKEIETINAINNQVIDYQVERDKVLQQQGKIQQELASNEVKQKKQQDSLLIIQTQEKNYKLWAQLNGLIGSKEGDRFRRFAQGLTLDYLIELANQQLKKLHNRYQLYRSSGDQELGLGIIDTWQGDSFRDTRTLSGGEAFIVSLALALALSDLVSHKISIDSLFLDEGFGTLDEESLEVVLSALDSLHTRGKTIGVISHIEALKGRIPTQIHIKKREGLGYSRMDQRFVFSA comes from the coding sequence ATGAAAATTCTTAGTCTTCGGCTAAAAAATCTTAACTCCCTTAAGGGAGAATGGAGAATTGATTTTAGGGATCCTAAATTTAATGGCCTGTTTGCGATTACAGGTGCTACGGGTGCTGGGAAATCCACTTTGCTGGATGGGATTTGTTTAGCACTTTATCATCAAACGCCACGATTATCCGATACTTATAAGATCATGACTCGCTATACCAGCGAATCTTTAGCAGAGGTAGAATTTCAAGTCAGTAATAAGGTTTATCGGGCTTTTTGGTCTCAAAAACTTGCCCGTAATAAAGCTAGTGGTAAGCCACAATCGCCTAAGGTGGAATTAGCAGAGAGTAATGGGAAAGTTATTGCAAACCAACTTAGAGATAAGCTTAATCAAGTAGAACAAATTACCGGGCTAGATTTTGCCCGGTTTACTAAAGCGATGTTGCTTGCCCAAGGGGGATTTGCTGCTTTTCTAAATGCTAATGCCAATGAAAAGGCAGCACTGTTAGAGGAGCTGACTGGTACTGAAATTTATGGAGCAATTTCTCGAAGAGTATTTGAGTCCTATCGTCAACATGAGGCAGATTTAAATCTTCGGAAAGTCAGTACAGAAAATATACAGTTGTTGACGCAAGAAGAGATAAATTCATTAACTCAAAAACAAAAGTGCTTAAAAGAGCAACAAGCTCAATATGATGCCAAGCTAAAAGCTTTAACTCAGCAACAACAAATTTACAAGGAAATTCAAGATTATGAAAAGCAATATCAGGTTAAAGCTCAAGAAATTTTGGAGAGTCAGAATAATCAAAAGCAGCTTGAAGCTATCTTAAGCGGTATTGAAGGTGATTTAAAACTTTATAAAGATAAGGAAAATTTAGGGGAATATCTACCTAAATGGGAAGTGCAGTTTATGCAACGAGCACAGCTCCATGATCAGCAACAAAAAATAGTAAAAGAAATTAATCAGCTTCAACAAAAAATAGCTCTAAGTGTTGTGCAAATTGCAGAACAAGATAAAGCCATTGCGGGTTTAGGGCAAACCTCAAGATCCTATCAAGAACAACAAATTAAACTTTCTCAAGAAAAAGAAAGTTTACTGGCTGGGGTATCAGAGTCTGAGTGGAGATTAAATCGAGATCAACATTTCAAGCAGATTGGAGATTATGAGCGATTAGCTGACTGGCAGCACGCATTTCAAGCAAATCAAACCCAGCAACAAGACAATAAACGAGATCTTAAAGTATGCCAAGCTGATTTAAAGCAAACACAACAAGATATAAAAGATATTAAACAGCAATTTGACCAAGCTCAAGAACACTTAAAAACCCTGTCTCAATTACAGGAGCGGGAGCGGGAAATTTCCGATCTTGCGCAGTATCGAGCAAAACTCCAACAGAATATGCCTTGCCCTTTATGTGGTGCTACGGAGCATCCTAAAATTACTGAATATAAAGAAATAAACATTTCAGAAACGGAGCAACGTTTTCAGGATCAAACAGAAAAGCTAAGACATCTACAAGAAGAATATAAAAAGCAACAAATTGCTTTAGCTAAATTGGAAGGTCAATATGATCAGAATCAAAAACACCTATTAGAAAATATTAAAGCTCAGCAGGAGCTAAATGATAAGTGGAATCAAATAACTAAAGAACTAGGGCTCTCTTTAAAAATTGAGCAAGCACAAGCATTTAATGATTTATTGAAAGCAAGCCAGCAAAAAAACCTTGATCTTGAGCAATTTAGCCAGCAGCTAGATCAACTTAATCATACACTAGAACTGCAAAAGAAACGGGAAGAAAAAATAGCAGAACAAATGAGAGAGATAAAGCACCAGCAGGATCTCGCCATACAGAATAATAACTATGACTACCAGTCTTCCATCCATCTGCAAAACCAGCAGTCAGAAATGAAGCACGAATATGAAAACCTAGAGCAGCAACTGATTGAGCTTTTAAAAGGGTTTTCTTTAGATCTTCCTTTGATAGATCAACAAAATGATTGGCTGGCAACACAACAATCTCTATGGCAAGCTTATCAAGCTAAAAAAAATGAATATGAATTAAAGAAAAATGAATTGAAGCAAACACAAGAAAAACAAAACTGGCTCGTAGAGGGGAAACAAAAAATTGTCCAAGAAAAAAAGAAGCTAGAAGAGAACAATCCTCAACTTAAAGAAATAGAGACGATTAATGCAATCAACAATCAAGTGATAGATTATCAAGTAGAGCGAGATAAAGTGCTTCAGCAACAAGGAAAAATTCAGCAAGAACTAGCAAGTAATGAGGTTAAACAGAAAAAGCAACAGGATAGTTTGCTTATTATTCAAACACAAGAAAAAAATTATAAACTTTGGGCACAGTTAAATGGTCTAATCGGTTCCAAAGAGGGGGATAGATTTCGTCGCTTTGCCCAAGGTCTCACTTTAGATTATCTAATTGAGTTAGCAAATCAACAATTAAAAAAGCTCCATAACCGCTATCAACTCTACCGATCATCAGGAGATCAGGAATTAGGATTAGGGATCATAGATACTTGGCAAGGAGATAGCTTTCGGGATACTCGAACTTTATCTGGAGGAGAGGCTTTTATTGTGAGTCTTGCTCTAGCCCTAGCATTATCAGATTTGGTTAGTCATAAAATAAGTATTGATTCCCTATTTTTAGATGAGGGCTTTGGTACGTTAGATGAGGAAAGTTTGGAAGTGGTATTAAGTGCTTTAGATAGTTTACATACTAGAGGAAAAACCATTGGGGTGATTTCCCATATTGAAGCCCTAAAGGGACGAATTCCTACTCAAATCCATATTAAAAAGAGAGAGGGATTAGGATATAGTCGGATGGATCAACGTTTTGTTTTCAGTGCTTAG
- the sbcD gene encoding exonuclease subunit SbcD has protein sequence MKIIHTSDWHLGQHFMGKSREPEHQAFLAWLLEQIKIHEVNALIIAGDVFDTGTPPSYARKLYNDFIVALQPLSCQLVVIGGNHDSVATLHESRELLSYLNCLVVGGTERNLKEQVQLLHDREGNPGAILCAVPYLRPQELVTSQAGESSDDKARTLSQAIAQHYATLYDFACRKRQELGKALPIIGTGHLMVLGGESSESVRDIYIGTLAGFPAQFFPPMDYLALGHLHRGQTAGGQDHFRYSGSPIPLSFDEVKQTKQVLLLDVDLDQPIQIHSLSIPVFRKLATLKGKVSEIASQFNALIQSEVSDFSVQPCWLEVEIQDNDYLNNIQSQLQTLCEDHSIEVLRIKRQQQNIPELSSGVVKESLTELTVEEVFQRRIQLENFEDETEKEQLTQLFKEIITTLSAET, from the coding sequence ATGAAAATTATTCATACCTCCGATTGGCACCTTGGGCAGCACTTTATGGGCAAAAGTAGGGAGCCTGAGCATCAGGCATTTTTAGCTTGGTTATTGGAGCAAATCAAAATCCATGAAGTAAATGCCTTGATTATAGCTGGTGATGTTTTCGATACTGGCACACCTCCTAGTTATGCACGTAAGTTATATAACGATTTTATCGTAGCTCTACAGCCTTTAAGCTGCCAGCTGGTAGTGATTGGCGGCAACCATGATTCGGTGGCAACCCTCCATGAATCCCGTGAGTTACTTTCCTACCTGAATTGTTTAGTAGTTGGTGGTACAGAAAGGAATCTAAAGGAGCAGGTCCAACTATTACATGACAGAGAGGGCAATCCCGGTGCTATTTTATGTGCGGTACCTTACCTTCGCCCTCAAGAACTGGTGACTAGCCAAGCAGGAGAAAGTAGCGATGATAAAGCACGGACTTTAAGCCAAGCCATTGCACAGCATTACGCTACTCTTTATGATTTTGCTTGCAGAAAACGACAGGAGTTAGGCAAAGCATTGCCCATTATCGGAACAGGTCATTTGATGGTTTTGGGAGGAGAGTCCTCTGAATCGGTGCGAGATATTTACATTGGTACTTTAGCGGGATTTCCTGCTCAATTCTTTCCTCCCATGGATTATTTAGCCTTAGGTCATCTTCATCGAGGACAAACCGCAGGAGGGCAAGATCATTTTCGTTATTCTGGATCGCCTATCCCGTTAAGTTTTGATGAAGTTAAGCAAACCAAGCAAGTATTATTGTTAGATGTAGATCTTGATCAGCCGATTCAAATTCATTCCCTAAGTATTCCTGTATTTCGAAAACTAGCTACTTTAAAAGGTAAAGTTTCTGAAATTGCAAGCCAGTTCAATGCTCTGATTCAATCAGAGGTTTCAGATTTTTCTGTACAGCCTTGTTGGTTAGAGGTAGAAATTCAGGATAATGATTATTTGAATAATATCCAAAGCCAGTTACAAACACTATGTGAAGATCATTCCATTGAGGTATTACGAATAAAACGACAGCAGCAAAATATACCAGAGCTAAGTAGTGGAGTAGTTAAAGAATCTTTAACGGAACTTACCGTGGAAGAAGTATTTCAACGCCGAATTCAGTTAGAAAATTTTGAAGATGAAACAGAGAAAGAACAGCTAACTCAGTTATTTAAAGAAATCATTACCACCTTATCAGCAGAAACATGA
- a CDS encoding UvrD-helicase domain-containing protein, with translation MSLTEEQRKIIQAKGNLKINAVAGSGKTTTIIEYAKS, from the coding sequence ATGAGTCTTACTGAGGAACAAAGAAAAATTATTCAAGCTAAAGGGAATCTTAAAATTAACGCAGTGGCTGGTTCTGGGAAAACAACCACTATTATTGAGTACGCAAAATCTTGA
- a CDS encoding DMT family protein, producing the protein MKPIITTVGLLCLSNLFMTFAWYGHLKGLSSQPWFIAAFISWGIALFEYLLQVPANRIGYTVLTVGQLKILQEAISLTVFVPFAVIYFHAPLKMNYLWAGLCILGAVYFIFKD; encoded by the coding sequence ATGAAACCCATTATTACCACTGTTGGTTTACTTTGTTTGAGTAATTTATTTATGACCTTTGCCTGGTATGGGCATTTGAAAGGATTAAGTAGCCAGCCTTGGTTTATTGCCGCTTTCATTAGTTGGGGTATTGCTTTATTTGAATATCTGCTTCAAGTCCCTGCTAATCGTATTGGATATACGGTATTAACTGTAGGTCAGCTTAAAATACTACAAGAGGCTATTAGCCTGACTGTATTTGTTCCCTTTGCAGTGATTTATTTTCATGCCCCCTTAAAAATGAATTATCTATGGGCAGGGTTATGTATTTTAGGGGCAGTATATTTTATTTTTAAAGATTAA
- a CDS encoding MFS transporter, translated as MIKPYPALDWLNFFIADVKDGLGPFLAIYLASQHWSTSNIGIVMAILGIATVLARTPMGGLVDQIIWKRELIAISAGIVAICSVITTYLSGFWSIAITQTVIGIFDAVFPPAIAAISLGMVGTSRFTQQVSRNEAFNHGGNIISALLAGVTGWWINPGAVLWFVAFMAVFSMGTVLSIDSKAIDYKAARGATENQQIPVSFTELFKYPPLLIFTTAITFFHFANAAMLPLIGQKLAQDHPNEASLVMGACIIVAQVIMIPMAIYVGRKADIIGRKPIFLVGFLVLPIRGFLYTLSDNSYYLVSVQLLDGIGAGIFGALFYIMIADLTRGTGRYNLTLGAASACWGLGAALSNLVAGYIADHLGYSTAFLFLSGIGIIALLLLWLAMPETLHLNRTHQTMSHT; from the coding sequence ATGATAAAGCCATATCCTGCCCTTGATTGGCTCAATTTCTTCATTGCCGATGTAAAAGATGGACTGGGACCTTTTTTAGCCATTTACCTTGCTAGCCAACACTGGAGTACCAGTAACATTGGCATTGTTATGGCAATTTTAGGGATAGCAACTGTCCTTGCACGCACGCCGATGGGGGGGCTTGTAGATCAAATTATTTGGAAGCGAGAGTTAATTGCTATTTCTGCAGGAATAGTTGCCATCTGTTCAGTAATCACCACATACCTTTCCGGGTTTTGGTCTATTGCCATTACTCAAACAGTGATTGGCATTTTTGATGCGGTATTTCCTCCTGCCATTGCAGCCATTTCCCTTGGCATGGTAGGAACCAGTAGATTTACCCAACAAGTGAGCCGCAATGAAGCCTTTAATCATGGAGGTAATATTATTTCTGCTCTCTTAGCAGGGGTGACTGGATGGTGGATCAATCCCGGTGCCGTATTATGGTTTGTTGCTTTCATGGCTGTTTTTAGTATGGGTACCGTATTAAGCATTGATAGTAAAGCCATTGATTACAAAGCAGCCAGAGGGGCTACTGAAAATCAGCAAATCCCTGTGAGCTTTACAGAACTATTTAAATATCCACCATTGTTGATTTTTACCACCGCAATCACCTTCTTTCATTTTGCTAATGCTGCCATGCTACCTTTAATAGGGCAAAAACTAGCACAAGATCATCCTAATGAAGCAAGCTTAGTGATGGGGGCTTGTATTATTGTTGCCCAAGTCATTATGATCCCCATGGCGATCTATGTGGGTCGCAAAGCAGACATTATAGGGAGAAAGCCTATTTTTTTAGTGGGTTTTTTAGTATTACCCATTCGAGGATTTCTTTATACCCTGTCTGATAATTCCTATTATCTGGTCTCTGTTCAACTGCTGGATGGGATTGGAGCAGGAATTTTTGGGGCTTTATTCTACATTATGATTGCTGATCTTACTCGAGGAACGGGACGTTATAATTTAACCCTAGGTGCTGCCTCTGCCTGTTGGGGGTTAGGAGCAGCACTGAGTAATTTAGTTGCAGGTTATATTGCAGATCATTTGGGTTACAGTACAGCATTTTTATTCCTCTCTGGCATTGGCATCATAGCCTTACTATTACTCTGGCTAGCAATGCCAGAGACTTTACATCTAAATAGAACTCATCAAACGATGAGTCACACCTAG
- the trmB gene encoding tRNA (guanosine(46)-N7)-methyltransferase TrmB: protein MSHPQHPNSVIRSFVRREGRITVAQKKALEQLWPKYGLALQDDNLELASIFSTQAPIVLEIGFGNGDSLAQQALENPTINFLGVEVYRPGIGHLLTQIESLALTNTRLTNEDGVKVLTNLAAQSLTGVQVFFPDPWPKKRHHKRRLIQPAFIKLLWDKIQPQGWVHLATDWEDYALQIDRVFKEYAGFISCAEMGHAPQRPLTKFEHRGKKLGHKIWDLWFKRI, encoded by the coding sequence ATGTCTCACCCTCAACATCCTAATTCTGTAATTCGTAGCTTTGTCCGTCGGGAAGGACGAATCACGGTTGCTCAAAAAAAGGCCTTAGAACAACTATGGCCTAAATATGGATTGGCATTACAAGATGATAACTTAGAATTAGCCAGTATTTTTTCTACCCAAGCACCCATAGTGCTAGAAATTGGCTTTGGTAATGGAGATTCTTTAGCTCAGCAAGCCTTAGAGAATCCTACGATAAACTTTCTAGGAGTGGAAGTCTATCGCCCAGGGATTGGCCATTTACTTACCCAAATAGAATCTTTAGCTTTAACTAATACACGATTAACCAATGAAGATGGGGTTAAAGTGCTGACCAACCTTGCTGCTCAATCGTTAACAGGGGTACAGGTTTTTTTTCCTGATCCTTGGCCTAAAAAGCGCCATCATAAACGGCGATTAATTCAGCCTGCTTTTATAAAATTACTCTGGGATAAAATACAGCCTCAAGGTTGGGTACATCTAGCTACCGATTGGGAAGACTATGCTTTGCAGATAGATAGGGTGTTTAAAGAATATGCAGGATTTATCTCTTGTGCTGAGATGGGACATGCACCCCAGCGACCACTGACTAAGTTTGAACATCGGGGGAAAAAGTTAGGTCATAAAATTTGGGATCTGTGGTTTAAGCGAATTTAG